In one Ananas comosus cultivar F153 linkage group 12, ASM154086v1, whole genome shotgun sequence genomic region, the following are encoded:
- the LOC109718678 gene encoding uncharacterized protein LOC109718678: MAFSLVIVLLVLMATGGGRGRGRGRRGVSKRTRTSDESSDFDSDYRASSHEEAEETAEYPDKGKGKAPESSRKKKGVGSSPRQSTGGPVIREGGVCERESRSKHAAEVQTTRRKAFSSQSCIGERHVNFTELIQEVPHFGHLLQRAPIEPVGHIPARSLFCVELIREFYMHGKVFAEDEETGTYMFETYVHKKRILMTPHTIGKLLGLNVDTSGFHYTSGDYQSSSH; this comes from the coding sequence ATGGCATTTTCGTTGGTTATTGTTCTTCTGGTGCTTATGGCCACTGGAGGTGGTCGTGGTCGTGGGCGAGGCCGTCGAGGGGTATCAAAGAGGACTCGTACTTCCGACGAGTCATCCGATTTTGATTCGGATTATAGGGCGAGCTCCCACGAGGAGGCTGAGGAAACAGCTGAATATCCAGACAAGGGGAAAGGAAAAGCCCCGGAATCTTCGCGTAAGAAAAAGGGTGTTGGTTCTTCTCCTAGGCAAAGCACAGGTGGCCCTGTGATACGAGAGGGCGGAGTATGTGAGCGTGAAAGTCGCTCAAAACATGCTGCGGAGGTTCAAACAACCCGGAGGAAGGCGTTTTCAAGCCAATCGTGCATTGGAGAACGTCATGTTAACTTCACTGAGCTTATTCAAGAGGTTCCACACTTTGGGCATTTACTGCAGAGAGCgcctattgagcctgttggacaCATTCCTGCGCGGTCACTtttttgtgtggaactcattcgggagttctacatGCACGGAAAAGTTTTTGCCGAGGACGAGGAGACAGGGACGTATATGTTTGAGACTTACGTGCACAAGAAAAGGATTCTTATGACTCCACATACTATTGGCAAGCTGTTGGGTTTGAATGTTGATACTTCTGGTTTCCACTACACCTCGGGAGATTATCAGTCATCGTCTCACTAG